The genomic stretch ttGAGATAGAAGAGTTCTACAGTCACCcaaattgaaatatttagtgagagaacatcatctataaacCGAAAATTGAAGTTATAGGATACGactcaattctttttttttcttcatgagaGGTTCCTGTGTGACGTCAGCCTCATATACATATAGAACAGGTCGACAAAAAGAGAATCATAGATGGCATAGGGATTACGTTTATTTGTTGCAAAAACACGTCGTCTAAACGTAACCAAAGTAGGGTCAATCAAAAATCGAGCATCTTTATATTGTAAGAgtctaaaatttaattctaatcaGTTTATTTATTACACAAATATTGATATATTCCTCTCTGAGTCCATATTCTCTTATCTACGTTGGCCAGTCTTTTTAATAACAATTCTTCAATTTGCCTGCTTGGTTGGAACGGGGAATACTTTTGTATAATCTAGAAAGTCAAatgtttaatactattgcaagatgaaagtgTTTAAGAGTGTATCTTTTTAAAAAGAACTTTCCAaagggtgaagttgaaatcatcccttcgtaaattttacggacgccatcacgagttggttgaccgtcatggaataaccgtttcacaaataatatcggatatgttccttacgtcgtaactgcaatccccttccctttcatgaatgtgacctaccgaattacactatttaccggatttaggcagtgaggtcgttaatacaaaccagaaactgaatgggtccatcaatgcccatgctacgtcaatctttaaagacccaaatgttgctaaacacttatccgacctccatgataaatatgttgttaacCCCGCAattaaagccccaaataacatcgtttttgtctgtaaaagtcactacattaattgcttgataaacgaattattaggtatagacaattcacttggaaactcaacatataccctcacgacacttaccaaagaggaaattctggataatcataggtctgttctttgttcctttggtatttcaaccaaagatgaagaactggatcttccatcactgtattggatacctaaactacataagtgtccttacaaacaacggtatattgctgggtcttccaagtgctccacgaaacctctttctaaattattaacatctattttatcagcaatcaaagacgtgcttcaaagttattgtgaaactgcctattctagaggtggcgtgaatcagatgtggatacttaaaaattccaaagatttttttagagtacatacaatctaactttcttttatcttgtaacagtattaaaacatttgacttttctactctttacacaagtattctacattccaaactaaaagacaaattgaaagagttggtattacgatgcttcataaaaaagaatggccaacgtagatataagtatcttgtcttagggagagataaatcatactttgtaaagaatcactctgattcaaacaaaaaattctctgaaaccgatattatcaagatgcttgattttttgattgacaacatatatttgtaacgttcagaggacgtgtttttcaacagactgtcggcatctcaatgggaacaaactgtgcccctctacttgccgacttgtttctttattattatgaggctgacttcatgcaggaaattcttaggaagaaagataagaagttagcaatatcttttaactctactttccgctatatagatgacgttctttcactaaacaattcaaaatttggtgactatgtggaacgcatctgtcccatcgaattggagataaaggatactacagatacagttaagtcggcttcatatcttgacttacatctagaaattgacaatgagggtcggttgaaaacaaaactttacgacaaaagagatgatttcagctttccgattttgaactttccatttctaagtagcaacattccagcagcacctgcatacagggtatatatctcccaattgatacgatattcccgtgcttgcatttcctatcatgattttcgtgatagagggttactgctcacaaggaagatattaaaccaagagttccaaatggtgaagttgaaatcatcccttcgtaaattttacggacgccattacgagttggttgaccgttatggaataaccgtttcacaaatgatatcggatatgttccttacgtcgtaactacaatccccttccctttcatgaatgtgacctaccgaattagactatttaccggatttgtaatcacataagcaacaagacgggtgccacatgtggagcaggatctgcttacccttccggagcacctgagatcacccctagtttttggtggggttcgtgttgtttattctttagttttctatgttgtgtcatgtgtactattgtttttctgtttgtctttttcattttttgccatggcgttgtcagtttgttttagatttatgagtttgactgtccctttggtatctttcgtccctcttttaaattgCTGATAGAGTAAAGCGTATTAGatgcataatattttttatatcatattcaaacatttttaatataagcGGGACTATATATTTTGTTATCGGATTTTACTTGTGTATCGGTAAAAACAATTAAACGAAAGCACCAATGTTACATTTGACAATTATATCATATCTAAATAGCAAGCCTTATGCGATGTTTCAATACATCACGATGTTATTGTCACATTGGTTTGTGAACCTTTGTTGATATAACCAGTGTTTTATATCTTTAACTGCTCATTggttatatttaatgcaaattgaATCCCTATTTAGTACTGGATGGtttgtttattaatttaataAGGACTATCGAAATTCTTTTAAAAACGTTCATTATGAATTATGAACAAAAATTCGAGAATATCAAACTCAGATGAATGATTCACTTCAAAatccaaaaaaaagaaaaaagatgtggtacaattgcaTATTGGACAAATTTCAAACCAAATGACATCTGTTAGGCTGTTACACCAATGTGACAGGTTAGGGAAGGTTCATGTGTAAGCATATGTATGCAGCAATAGTTATCAATGCAAAGGTGCGAGGCTTATACTTTAATACGCGCGTTTTGggttacataagactcatcagtgacgttcagatcaacaTACTAGTAGCCATATaagtacaaataaactcatcatagataccaggactaaattttgtatatacgccagacgcgcgtttcgtcttcaaaagactcatcagtgaccctcgaatacaaaaacatttaaaaggccaaataaagtacgaagttgaagagcactgaggacccaaaattccaaaaaaaaaatgtgcaaaataatGCTAAGATAGAATATGTCTGCGATAAGAAATTAGTTTGTTTTTCGAATACTTTTGCAAATGTCCACATAAGTGATATTCATATCATGACCGAAGTGATGActaaataaacccatcatagatacaaggactaaattttgtatatacaccagacgtgcgtttcgtctacaaagctggtgatacccttgagGACGAAACAtgcaccagcagtggcatcaacccagtaaatactgtggatttattattatttcttttgatACCATAAATGTTCAAAAGGAAATTATgaagactttgccaaaaccacgaaattaaatatccatgagtTTTACTTAATCCTTGAAAATTAGTGCCCACGCAAATAACCGAATCCACGTATACGTCTGACTGCTTGGTGTTATACCAACACAAGATATGGTAGTATTAAATAGTGTTTTAATGCACACTTTCCTCCTTTTCTATttagatttggtatgagtgccaataagacaactatctatccaagtcacaatctatagatataagaagatgtggtatgagtgccaatgaaacaactctcaatccaagtcatcTGCCAATCTTAACCATGAGTTCTGATAGTACAACTACATGATAACTAACGAAATTATCCTAGAACCAGTAGGTTAATCGTTAGTTTGAACGAAGAAATAAAATATGGTTCAAACTTATAGGTTTCATACAATACTTGCATATTTGTGCGGATAATCTATAGATTTATGAATGACATGCACAGTACACAAATTGCTATCAAAATTATCTTAAAATGGAGAAGCTGTTGTTTTGAAGCCAGGTATTTTGTTAAGTGTCGGTATAATTTCAAGCTTCTGAGAAGACATACATTTCTTCTTACATTCTATAATGTAATTCTCATTCcatttatattgaatattataaaacaattgcatattttgtatgaagttaaatttgaaaagattttaaaGATAACGATAATAGgtttgtatttattatattttttcaggcTATTACTGAGAACGAGTCAACGTTAAATTATTGTATAATACTGGAATAAGGTCTTTActtgtttaataatttttttattttgttaaatttgtgtAAGTacttatattttactttaaatcatttttaagtGAAGGGCTTGTTTGCTACATGCTAGAcctacttttatttcattttaaatcatGTTTAGGTGAAGGGCTTCTTTGCCACATGTTAGAtctacttttatttgtttttgttaatgtcATTGATGACTTATTCTTTTCTTGGAACATCAAACCAACAAAGTAATAATTATTGTTAAACTGAAATTTACAAAAAGTATAGCTATCAAATATTCTGAACTCCAATGTATATTCAATAAAGAACTGTGACATGAACGCATAAGACCTGCTGGTTCATACCATCAAAAAAACATACACATACATTAGTACTAATAGACCCTGATTTCTTAAATAGTACAACTCTGTTTCCATTGTAATGTGCGAAAATTTTACATTATAATGATTGTAACCAACACAGCTATGTCAGGTTTAGAAAACCCCTTAACTAGGATACCAAAatcgaaaatatatataaatcaccaatataaataaacatatcccCATAGCTTCATAAAAATGGAtgaaagtgggttttttttttggttcttgTTCGAATTGTTGACAACGTACAATCAGACGGACGGAAGGATGaacaatcctttttttttatgaaaacggACAAAATCTAATGTTATCAACCaagaaaaatttcattttttaaagaacaTCAAAGGTCATTGAAGGATGATACAGATTTGATTATTTCTCATGtatctttattatataattaaaaagaaacattACAACGCATCACACTTGTGTGAATATCTTCTAGCAAGCACCTGTCGTCTTTTATTACTATTTTCTTTTGGTATAAAAGTAACCTACAATTTAATCCTTTGTCATCGTAATAAAGTACATAACTGAAATACAAACACATTCTTTTatattaatcattgttaatattAACTTAAGCTGACCTGTCAGTCACACCATATCGAATACCAGGTAAAAGAtatctctttggcacattccccatttccattctcaattttaaaataaggAATGACTAAAATATGCAGAATTTTATAAGATAATAAAGaatgaaataacaaatgtaaagaaTGCCAAGGTCAAACATTAATCATGGTGTAAAGAATGCCAAGGTCAAACATTAATCATGGTGTAAAGAATGCCAAGGTCAAACATTAATCATGGTGTAAAGAATGCCAAGGTCAAACATTAATCATGGTGTAAAGAATGTCAAGGTCAAACATTAATCATGGtcatttttaaatacattttgttcTGTCAAGTTTTGGTAAAAACtgtcattaaaaatatttatttgaaaaaggttagattattttgttttcagtcgATTTATGTCCCATGTTTCCTGACACTCTGATGGTTGGTATGGAGATCAGAGTTAAAGTTTCAGATTATGTTAAAGACCGTATTCAAGCTTTAAGAACACAAAACACTGAGAAGTACCAGAATATAGCATGTATTAGGACAAATGCCATGAAATATTTACCTAATTTCTTCAGAAAAGGACAAGTAAGTTTCTTCTAAACTAGTTTCATTATAACTATATATACATTGCAccttaaaattatatattaaataattataattaaatatacattgcacattaaaaaatgttattaaaaaaatataaatatacatacattgcaccttaaaattatatattaaataattataattatacataCATTGCATTTAACAAGACTATTATATATTAcctaccgtatagcgggttattttagaGGATGCAATTTTCATTGAATGAGGTAAAAGACATATTTTGGCAGTTATTATTTTGGAGGATAAGAACTTTTACTAATACCttgtacacttttaaattggtggaatttattttggcgattttatTTTATCCACGAAAATAAGGGAAAATTTACACTCCGCTATAAAGATCTATTATAAGGTACtctttattttatagttaaagaaaatgtttttcttgTTTCTTGATCCACATTTTAAAAGGACTAAACACAAATGGAGAATTAAAAGCCAGACCTTGTTAGCAGAGTATGCTTATGTTATAGCTGTTGAGGTAAGTGACTACTCACAGACCAATCACATTCAAGTAtttgtaaatatgaaaaatcatttGATAATATAAATACAGTAATTATCAAAGAAATTCCAACTGTAAAGACACAAATCACAAGGGCATATAGAGGGCAACATGCAGTCTTTAATAATTTACAGGTGTATTTGTCTTTACAATAATACCGTATTTGGCTGTGTATAGTACGCATCCCCTTTTAATCtaaaaataatcttgaaaaaaaagttagtaAAAAAGAggtaaaaagaaaagataaaataaaataacagtaATCTCTTGTATGAAACAataattgatattaaaatttatcttacctcctatagatttatagagatatgattggttaaaggagTACACTTAGTGACTTGatatttgatatagggtgtccTAAAAAATATAGGGTTAGTTACCATACATGGTTAGTTACCATACATGGTTAGTTACCATATAGGTTTAgtaaggagttacttcccttaaaaaacaacatagatgccacaaccctttataaaaacaacactaTATTGAGGAATAATctgaaaggtttcaacagacgaagacaTTGATGATGAACGGTTGAAATAAgttaataaaacataattaaaggtAGCAAGTTGTAATTGTTGGCATTacagagttacttccctttcaaacaaaaaaaaagaaatctgaaaggattcaacagatGAAGAAATTGATATATGTAATGATTGATTAAAATAATTCCACAAAACAAATTCAAAGCTgaaaagttgttattgttggcatttgttttctgtatagacaAATGGTGGTAGGATCTTAATACTAAGTATTTAAAtagacttgatcactttgataggccacTAGTTAAAATACCACATGTGAAGATAgtaagataaatttgttatatggtgtgctagtgacctaatatgatatatatggtattaggtcactaacacatcatgtaactaataatataatctcatatttgttttacattcttCATAAATTGTTACAATATATGCTGCAAAGATTtcagaattttgatttttttttgtaagttcaTGTTTTTGGACATTTTTACTGTTTTAGGGTATAGTGTATACTATCACTGATGTTAAAGATCTTCATGACTGGATAGTCAGCCATTTTGATGAGTTTCCATTGTTTGAAAGAATTCCTGATACTGAATTGGTAAGGTTAACTTTTAACTCAGTGCTAAAATAACATCTGTTTTTTGTAAGCAAATCCAATTATGTTTGATAgacttttcaaatatttgatttgagTCCAGTGGCttctatttcatgcatattcaggacaagacaccaatttaatttttttttattcaagacaAGATACTAGTTAAAGAAAAATCAATTTGAGATGAAAAAACCCAAAAACTCTAGAAAGATAACTGCTGAAAAAGACAAATCAGACATTCAAACACCTTCCCTTcctataaactcatcatatataccaggattaaattttgtttttaagccAGACTcatgtttcgtcttcaaaaggctcgatcagtgacgttcaaatcccaaaaagttaaaaaggccaaaatatAGTACgaaattaaagagcattgaggaccaaaattctaaataaaggcaacagtagtataccgctgttctaaattcataaattgatagagaaaaaaacaaatccttgttacaaacttaaactgaggacaacacatcaaatataagagaactacgacacaacggaaacacaacattaaaattaccattttcctgacttggtacagagcattttaagaaaatattgttGGGTTgcacctggttttgtggcatgcaatacctcccgctttaatggcaatgttaattttaacattaaaatgacgaCAATACATTACCTAAATATTTTGCGGAATACAGTTATAAGattgtaacataaatatatagCAGGAGAAGATAACTCTGACAGCATACATTATATTAGAAACAAAAAAGTAGGCATCTGACAAAAATGTATAGATAGTAGAAACTTCTATGGTATAAGTCGTTTCTGGAACCATGTCTTATACCTGAAAAGATAGTGTATTTTGTGtactataagataaaaaaaaaatcacccttTTGCTCAGCATGTGTTAGAATTGACAATGTATATCTTTTGGTCACATGATGATGGAAGTCACATGACATATTCAACTAATAACCGTATTCTTGGAACTGGACTATTTAACCACAATTTTATGGAGGACTAACTAGACATAATGTTATACAACAAGGAGTTTTATagaattttttctttaaaactaaATTTCTATGAATGTTTTGCAGGAGTCTGACCAAGTTGTAGAAAAATTGTACTTCAGCACAGAGGAAGGTCAAAAGGTCACAAGAAACAAAGGGGACAAATTCTTGGCAGTGTATAGACGAATTGTAGATCCTTATCAACAGACAGACAACATGGATAATTCATAACAAAGGGGACAAATTCTTGGCAGTGTATAGACGAATTGTAGATCCTTATCAACAGAGATACAACATGGATAATTCATAACAAAGGGGACAAATTCTTGGCAGTGTATAGACGAATTGTAGATACTTATCAACAGACAGACAACATGGATAATTCATAACAAAGGGGACAAATTCTTGGCAGTGTATAGACGAATTGTAGATCCTTATCAACAGACAGACAAAAATAACATGGATAATTCataacaaagggagataatacgACAGAAAAATCAAATTATGAAAACTTAATCGGTGTTATTACAGAAATTGTGTCATTAGCATTAAATTATTAGCATTTTCAATATGTCACACACAATTCCCAAACACTCTGGGAATGTTTATTGGAATTGTAATTAGTTTATTATAGCTCATTTAGATATTTGACGGACACTGGTGCACTTTTAAATGGAAGATGTCTGTAAAGAAACAAATTGTAGAGTGTGAATTATTTCAATTACTTTGTAAGAAGACTGAGAAGAAAAACCTGTGAATATAAAACATCAAGTGAAGGTCCAACTTTGATCTTTGTATATATGCATACATCATAAGATTAATTTAAGAGaacatacattttatttagaattaaaatttgGCAAGAAAAGGTTTAACTATTCTAAgagctctcaagagcctgtgttgctcacctgtgTCTACTGTgattttggaaatcatgtaaaataaggttaaaatcataataacTAGAATAAGATATCCCAATaatgattgaggccaagtttggtttaattagGCACAGTAGTTTAGTTATAGGCAGGTCATCACTTTGTAGTGTAATTAAAGACcccttatcattatttaaattagttttcaattgaacattttaaatttgCTCATAGACTTCTCTGGGCCAGAAGGAGTGAaggagtttttctcatcactttacAACCAACAAAGTCTTGTATGGGTGAAACTACTCGGCAACCAAACGTTTCCAAAATTGTCATTATAGTATCTACTACAACAATGGGTCCACAGATTCCACCTTGCAGCaaacatggccgacatggctaacaAGCAGATCATTTGGATacaatgcaagttttgtctattatctttCTTATACTATTAAAAACTAACTATAAGCTATAAACAGAGAAAATCTTGACAGGAGCAGATATGTTAAAAATGATGGCATCTACCCATTGTCAATTTCATAAAGACTGTCACTCAACCtattattgcccttaaatgacgcATTTTACCAATTTCTTTTGTAGTAGTCTATAATCTTGAAAATTGTATTAGAGAATGAGAAATGTTAAACAACAACATTGATCAGCTTATACGCTCACAAGGAAGCATAATAGAATACCAAATCATTTATTTGTCGATAAGGCGGGATTCATATCCAGAGAAAATTTTGTGTCCAGAATGCACAATAAATGGAAGATTTAAACTTATTaagttgacaattttttattgttaacCTGTATGTAAATTGTCTAGCCATGAGGATCTTGCAAGTAATGTACATAAATTGGGGACTTGAAAAAAATAACCAATGAATCGCTGCAAAGgaacttttattttcatcagaTCTTCTTCTTCTTAAAATGAATGTTTCTACTGATAAATATGAAGTTTAATCAAAGTATACCCCGTTCATTGTTCAATGTCATTGTAGTTTTTTATGTTgcattttgtaaactgttgtttgtattttgcCCGGAGTTTTCAGCTTGTCTTccacttatgagtttaaatatgACTTAGGTATCCTTCACTTCTGGTATATTTTGTGGATGGTTTGACTGTCGGGCTCACCGTGTCAATGCTGCTTTGGTTTCTTGACAAAATGTATGTAGTTTTGTTTTACCTTTAAGGATAGTAGAGTGCACAAACAGTTTAtacatatatgaaaatataagaTACTTCCTAAACACATATAGTGCCACAATAACCacatcaacaacaaaagaaacaacTTTATCATAActtattaaaattgttaatttacaaggtatttaaggtagcacaataaaagattttttaccTCCAATAccccagttttaaaatgctgtaactttctttataATGCTTGAAAAAACATAAAAGTGGTATTTGTGGATAGCTATCAAataactctttcaaattaatgcaatgttagtattatacaacaattatgtaatcaattataattttaacTGTGTCTAccaaattttacaagaaatttccactttcaattgaaattagctttTTCATGGATACCCTGAGAGGTTTGATTTTATAACATGTTGTTCCTAGTGCTATAATCTACAAAAGGGTATCTCAGATTttggatagaatgtatagataaaattttacacctaatcaaaCATTATCTACGATTAAGTGGTAAGGATGTTTACATtaattacagatttatgagaCAATGGAATACGATACAgataatttgagacacccttttgtagctcCTGCTCTGTTGATTAAGATAAcgttaaaatttcttatttttttagtaGAGATGTCAGAGCTTAATTTATTCAAATGAACTGACCAAGATTTTGCcattaattgcataataattgattacataatgattacATAACAACTATATTGTATTCATTTAAATGATAAATCTATCtttatatacctcttttattaatttatgtgCAGTCATAAGAAAGTAACAGTAAGGATAGAGATTAGAAGTAAACAATCTTGTGTTGTTCTACCTTAAAATAAAACAGATTTGCAAATTTAATGATTAcagtttgaaaacaaaatgtattagCATTGGAAAAGGTTGACAAATTGATGAATAATCAGGCATACGATTTTATATACACGTCTAGGGGTTTGAGTAATAGGAGAAAATTATCAAGCTTGACTATTATTGCGATTGCAAAATCTAATCACAATTGAATATTAttgaatatttaaacatgttCACATACAACCAATAGACATAGATAATAATGAAGTTAAAGaataataagaagaaaatgaaataactaataaaacactgtcccaggttagatgAGGCATTTGCGCTCACAATTATGTTTGaccctgccacattctttatTTGCCTGACCAAAGTCTGGAGTCTGTAGTTCCGTGGTTGTTGTTTCACGTCTGtcatttgtttttcgtaaattattttgttatgaattgTGCCGTTGGTTTCTTCAATTGAATTGTTCAATATTTGTCAtgccggggccttttatagccaactatacATTCTAggtttattcattgttgaagtaGTTACAATGTATCAAAGGTATTATAATAGTTTGAAGTAGTTAttaggattataattaagtacgccagacgtgcgttttgtcttcataagactcatcagtgacgctcaaatcaaaatatttataaagccaaacaagtacaagacTGGACAGTTGCCTATAAATTACGTCATAGTGTTCATCGTGtacaaaaaaaagtgaaattacaaaTATACCGACAAGTTTCCTTAACATGCTTATTAAATAGCAAAATCACAAGATCAAACACACCAAAACAAATGgatcacaactgtcatattttaaaCTTGGTccaggcattttattatgtagaaatgtTGGAATAAACCAGGTTTTAAAGCAAGTAAACCTCTTAATGGTATGATAGCtgcatataattccattatatggACAACTAtgttttgaacaaaacaaacagacatgatattgcagtacattgtgttataatcttaatcactatagaaaaagacaaagatgtcaacaaagaaaaacaaaatggcatctagaccaaagcacataagcaaaagtCATACAAACGGACATATTGATAAGAAGGTGAAAAATAGGGCAgtacattgtgttataatcttataatcactatataaaaagacaaatatgtcaacaaaaagATAAAATGGTATATCGACCAAAGCACATATtaagtaaaaattaaagacattaatacaaaaatagcaatagcacaataacacaatgtgtGATGTTTTAGTACCGAGCTCCACCAAACAGATACTatcaattctaatgcaatttttatgtaacaatttttttcattggctaaaagttgccgtcaaatcgacagttgaccaggcgtaacaaaggagggacccgccattttgaattgattgaatcaacaaatgctCGAATACTgctatataatcgaaaataaaacaacacctacctcgaatacgcagttttaatgtattaattttaaTCGAATTTGAATCGTACAGGTACCATAATATCTTccagttttcatttgtatgacgtcacgtttacccatgacgtctttgcgccaaaatcattcataaagtttcgcggatttttttgttatttgtctttagacattttatca from Mytilus edulis chromosome 7, xbMytEdul2.2, whole genome shotgun sequence encodes the following:
- the LOC139482463 gene encoding tRNA (guanine-N(7)-)-methyltransferase-like, with protein sequence MFPDTLMVGMEIRVKVSDYVKDRIQALRTQNTEKYQNIACIRTNAMKYLPNFFRKGQLKKMFFLFLDPHFKRTKHKWRIKSQTLLAEYAYVIAVEGIVYTITDVKDLHDWIVSHFDEFPLFERIPDTELESDQVVEKLYFSTEEGQKVTRNKGDKFLAVYRRIVDPYQQTDNMDNS